The nucleotide sequence GAAGCCATCGAGACGTTGGTGGTAAGAGAATCTGCTCCAGATTCTAAGGAGCGTATTCAGGGTATTGAGAAGGCCAACGACGTTGTGTTTGATATGCGGGTCGAAGAAGCTGCAAACAATGCGAGCCATGTAGGGTTGCCACAAATTGGCGCCATCTACGGTATCTTGATGGAGCTTTATGACGACACCCGGAAAGTAGAACCGGGGCAACTTGAATTTCGACGGGCTGATGAAACGCTGAATGATTATGCCCAGCGATTATTTAACGAGACTCTTAAACCACGTGAACTTGAGCTATTTAACAAGCACCCGGAAATGCTCTTAGCTGTCCACCTTAAAATCATGAACCGCAACACCAAGTGGGAACCCGGTCAGCGTAAAGCGCTTGAAGTGGGTCTAACAAAGCTTGGTTTGATGGACGCTGAAGGCAATATTAAATTAAAAGGATGTGAAGACAACGGATGCGTCGACCGCAGAACCGCAGATGTTTTCAGCGAAGCAACTGGGCTTGAGCTGGAATACGTAGAAGGTGAAACCATCGACCAATTTTTCGGCCGAGCCGCTCAATTACCGCTTAGTGCTGATCAAAAGGAAACCCTTCGTCTTGTCGTGTTTTTCAACGTGATGGCTAAAAAGAATATTGCGAAACTTGAAGCCGAAGGCGTGAAACCTGAAGACATGGAGAAGCAGACCATTTGCCTCGATGACGTTGAAGCCAACATGGGCGTACGTTCTGAAGAGTTCTATGGTAACTGCGGAAGCGCACTTTCCGAGCATGAGCGAATTCACCTTGCGGCTGTAATGCTCTCCAATGTTCAAGACGTGGATCTAGAGACGACCGAGGATAGCGCAAACGAAGGCGATGACCGCCGAGTGAATGCATTTCGCTCACGCTTTCTTTTCGAAGTTGAAAAGCAATGGGGCAAGCCCCTCGTATTCGACGACATCACCGATAAGCTTTTTCGCGAAGCTTCACTGCGTATGATGGAGAATATGTTAGATGATGTTGAAGAATACGAAGCTAAAATTCATGAGGGCGTACGCCAGTGCATGCAACTCTTACTCAGTGGCCAACCCCTTGGTGCCCCCGCTTCTTGGTTCGCTTAGGAACTCCCTACTCTTTCCTACACTTAGAGCGACTTAGCTCTGCCGAACCTCAACGCCGTTTAACTTGTCAGGCCTTTATGGCATTGCATAGACATGAAGGTTCGAACGGTATTCATCTGTCAGTCTTGCGGACATCAAGAAACCAAGTGGATGGGACGCTGCTCCGATTGCGGTGAGTGGGGCTCCCTGGTTGAAGAAAATGTCGCGACTAAATCTAAAAAGACAACCAAGCCTGCACCCACGCGCTCCGGAGGGGTCACCGCCCTTGGTGATGTCGACGTCTCAAAGACGCCGCGCACTTCCACCGGCATTATCGAACTCGACCGCGTATTAGGCGGCGGTTTGGTCAAGGGGGCGCTTACCTTGGTGGGCGGAGATCCGGGCATTGGAAAGTCTACGCTCTTGCTGCAAGCGATGGGCAACTTGGCATCTCAAGGCTTGAAGATTCTGTACCTCAGCGCGGAAGAGAGCCTTCAACAAATCAAGATGCGAGCCGACCGTTTGGGTGTGCAAAGCGATGGGCTTTTTCTCCTGGCAGAAACCCATATGGAATATCTCGACAACGCCCGGCGCGAGCTTAAGCCTGATGTGATGGTCATCGACTCCATCCAAACCGTAGGCGTAAGCACGGTGCAAAGTGCTGTCGGTTCGGTTTCACAGATTCGAGCGGTTACCCAAAACTTAATGGAAGCGGCGAAAGGCGAGGGCATCACAACTTTCGTTGTGGGGCATGTGACGAAGGAAGGTGCGATCGCTGGACCTAAAGTGATGGAGCACATGGTTGATACGGTGCTTTATTTCGAAGGCGAACGAACTGGTCCTTACCGAATGCTGCGCGCTCATAAGAACCGCTTTGGTTCGGCGCAAGAGATCGGCGTCTTTGAAATGGAGCACGATGGTCTGCGGCCCGTAAGCAATCCGTCTGAGCTTTTTTTAAGCCAGCGCGCGGATGGTCCCGGTGCGGTGGTGGTAACCTCTTTGGAAGGTTCTCGGCCCATCTTGCTTGAAGTCCAGGCTTTGGCCACTCCATCGATTTATGGAACTCCGAGGCGCACCACCATCGGTTTCGATCAGCAGCGGGTGGCGATGCTTTGTGCGGTTTTAGAAGCGCGTGCGGGCCTAGCTCTGAGCGGCTTTGATATTTACGTCAACGTTGCCGGCGGTGTGCGGGTCAGTGAACCAGCAGCAGACCTTGGTGTTTTACTCGCGTTAGCATCCACGGTCAGTGGCCGGGCGGTACCCTCGGACACCGTTGTGGTGGGTGAGGTTGGTCTTTCGGGTGAAGTACGAGGCGTATCTCAGTTGGGTGTTCGTCTCGCTGAAGTTGAAGCCTTGGGGTTTAAACGCTGCGTTGTCCCATCAAGAGATTTAGACCGTCTTAAAAATCCTCCCTCATCTATAGATCTTACGGGCGCATTGACTGTGTCTCAGGCCATGGAATGTGCGGGCTTAAACTTTACTAGAAGCTGAAAATAAGCTCTGTTACACTTAAATGATGGGCAAGGATGAAGATCCTTATCCAGATTGCCGCGTATGCTTGTTTTCTCCTAATGTATTTAGGCGAAAGCATGAAAGGTTGACGAGATGACAGGTGGTCGTGAACGCCGAATAAACGAACGGCTCTCTTTGGAGCTCTTGGTTCAGTTTCGTCTCAAGACGATGGACGATTTTCTTACAGATCATGCGTCTAATATTTCCACGGGTGGCATGTTTATCCGCACAGATTCTCCGAAGCCACTGGGCGCCATGGTCTACCTACAGTTTCAATTGGAACAAGGTGAAACTTTGATTGAGGGTCTGGGCCGCGTGGTTCACGTAAACCCTGCTGGAAGTCAGGCACCGGGGATGGGCATTGAGTTTGTAAATCTCGATGACGAATCCGAAGAAACCATTGGTAAAATTATCAGCTCGCGAGCGGCTTCTTAAGCTTTAA is from Deltaproteobacteria bacterium and encodes:
- the radA gene encoding DNA repair protein RadA, with product MKVRTVFICQSCGHQETKWMGRCSDCGEWGSLVEENVATKSKKTTKPAPTRSGGVTALGDVDVSKTPRTSTGIIELDRVLGGGLVKGALTLVGGDPGIGKSTLLLQAMGNLASQGLKILYLSAEESLQQIKMRADRLGVQSDGLFLLAETHMEYLDNARRELKPDVMVIDSIQTVGVSTVQSAVGSVSQIRAVTQNLMEAAKGEGITTFVVGHVTKEGAIAGPKVMEHMVDTVLYFEGERTGPYRMLRAHKNRFGSAQEIGVFEMEHDGLRPVSNPSELFLSQRADGPGAVVVTSLEGSRPILLEVQALATPSIYGTPRRTTIGFDQQRVAMLCAVLEARAGLALSGFDIYVNVAGGVRVSEPAADLGVLLALASTVSGRAVPSDTVVVGEVGLSGEVRGVSQLGVRLAEVEALGFKRCVVPSRDLDRLKNPPSSIDLTGALTVSQAMECAGLNFTRS
- a CDS encoding TIGR02266 family protein codes for the protein MTGGRERRINERLSLELLVQFRLKTMDDFLTDHASNISTGGMFIRTDSPKPLGAMVYLQFQLEQGETLIEGLGRVVHVNPAGSQAPGMGIEFVNLDDESEETIGKIISSRAAS